From a single Deltaproteobacteria bacterium genomic region:
- a CDS encoding isoprenyl transferase: protein MSDPVRVSLDRETPRHVAIIMDGNGRWAQRRGLPRLEGHRRGADTVRDITTAAREIGLKYLTLYSFSVQNWQRPVDEVKGLMDLLEEYCIGERELLMKHDIRLNLIGRLSNLPESTRQAFEELREVTKDNSSMVLTLAIDYGGREELIEAAKAMAEAVAEGKLQPEDIDETRFSSQLGTSDIPDPDLMIRTSGEVRLSNFLLWQSAYTELLFTDVLWPDFDPLQFKDCMTDFSMRQRRFGATPEQLETNEKMGRAKC from the coding sequence ATGAGTGACCCGGTCCGAGTATCTTTAGATAGAGAAACCCCACGCCATGTTGCCATCATTATGGATGGTAATGGTCGATGGGCTCAGCGGCGTGGTTTGCCTCGTTTAGAGGGGCACCGGCGGGGCGCCGACACCGTGCGTGATATTACGACGGCAGCTCGGGAAATCGGCCTCAAGTACCTCACCCTGTATTCATTCTCAGTTCAAAACTGGCAGCGACCTGTTGACGAGGTCAAAGGATTGATGGACCTGCTTGAAGAGTATTGCATCGGTGAGCGTGAACTTTTAATGAAGCACGACATACGGTTAAATCTCATAGGCCGACTCTCGAATTTACCTGAATCCACGCGCCAAGCATTTGAAGAACTTCGTGAAGTAACCAAAGACAATAGCTCCATGGTGCTCACATTGGCCATTGATTATGGCGGCCGTGAAGAACTTATAGAGGCTGCAAAAGCGATGGCTGAGGCTGTGGCTGAAGGTAAGCTCCAGCCCGAAGATATCGACGAGACTAGATTCTCGTCGCAATTAGGCACCTCCGATATACCTGATCCGGATCTCATGATTCGAACATCGGGCGAAGTAAGACTCTCGAATTTCCTTTTATGGCAATCAGCCTATACCGAACTTTTGTTCACGGACGTACTTTGGCCGGATTTTGACCCTCTTCAGTTTAAAGATTGTATGACAGATTTCAGTATGCGCCAGCGGCGCTTCGGGGCCACACCTGAGCAACTTGAAACCAATGAAAAGATGGGGCGAGCCAAGTGCTAA
- a CDS encoding UMP kinase, with amino-acid sequence MSKPIFKRVLLKLSGEALQGDEGYGISPPILESIASQIKDVVELGIELGIVIGGGNIFRGVAASAQGMDRASADYMGMLATVINSMALQDALEAQGIETRVLTAIEMQEIAEPYIRRRAMRHLEQQRVVIFGAGTGNPYFTTDTAASLRAMEIHAEAILKATKVDGIYDSDPMKNPDAVKFDDLTYLEVLQRDLHVMDSTAISLCRDNNLPIVVFNLHEKGNIRRAVMGDKIGTVVGKLDR; translated from the coding sequence ATGTCCAAACCAATATTTAAGCGAGTTTTACTCAAGCTCTCAGGTGAAGCACTGCAAGGTGACGAAGGATATGGGATCAGCCCACCAATCTTGGAGAGTATTGCATCCCAAATCAAAGATGTTGTTGAGCTCGGCATTGAATTGGGCATCGTCATTGGTGGTGGAAACATCTTTCGTGGTGTTGCGGCCAGTGCTCAAGGCATGGACCGGGCTTCAGCGGATTACATGGGAATGCTCGCAACCGTTATTAACTCTATGGCACTTCAGGATGCACTGGAAGCCCAAGGAATAGAAACTCGAGTTTTGACGGCTATTGAAATGCAGGAAATCGCGGAGCCCTACATTCGGCGTCGTGCGATGCGGCATTTGGAGCAGCAGCGGGTCGTTATCTTCGGTGCCGGTACAGGTAACCCCTATTTCACGACAGATACGGCAGCTTCTCTTCGCGCGATGGAAATTCATGCAGAAGCCATTCTCAAGGCAACCAAAGTAGACGGTATTTACGATTCAGACCCAATGAAGAATCCTGATGCTGTAAAATTCGACGATTTGACCTATCTAGAAGTGCTCCAGCGCGACCTCCATGTTATGGATTCTACTGCGATTTCTCTTTGTAGAGACAATAATTTGCCAATCGTTGTTTTCAATCTCCACGAAAAGGGTAATATTCGCCGAGCGGTCATGGGTGATAAAATAGGTACCGTTGTGGGCAAACTTGATCGATAA
- the frr gene encoding ribosome recycling factor → MQELGESIDSSIQSLKSGLVKLRTGRANISILDDVKVDYYGTPTPLSQCAQLSAPEPRLLTIKPWEKGLVSAIEKAIMNAQLGINPQNDGEMVRLPIPQLTEERRKDLVKQARQRGEECKIAVRNHRRTINDMLKDAEKEKEISQDDLKRALEQVQNLTNDAVSKVDEVLSAKEAEILEI, encoded by the coding sequence ATGCAGGAACTGGGTGAGAGTATTGATAGCTCTATTCAGTCCCTTAAAAGTGGCTTGGTTAAGTTGAGAACTGGTCGCGCGAACATATCGATTCTTGATGACGTAAAAGTCGATTACTACGGTACGCCAACTCCGTTGAGTCAGTGTGCTCAGCTTTCAGCTCCTGAGCCTCGTTTGTTGACCATCAAACCTTGGGAAAAAGGCTTGGTCAGTGCAATTGAGAAAGCGATTATGAATGCCCAGCTGGGTATCAATCCACAGAACGATGGAGAGATGGTTCGATTGCCGATACCTCAGCTCACTGAGGAGCGCCGTAAGGATCTCGTTAAGCAAGCTCGTCAACGCGGCGAAGAATGCAAGATTGCTGTTCGTAACCACCGACGAACCATCAACGATATGCTCAAGGATGCGGAAAAGGAAAAAGAAATCTCTCAAGATGACCTAAAACGAGCTTTGGAGCAGGTGCAGAACCTTACCAACGATGCAGTGAGCAAAGTTGATGAAGTTTTGTCGGCAAAAGAAGCAGAGATTTTGGAAATCTAA